Proteins encoded within one genomic window of Jiangella mangrovi:
- a CDS encoding substrate-binding domain-containing protein, which translates to MHQPIRRAAVLTIAALAAGTLAACGANEESGGGGDGETTGGGAATIALLLPESATARYEAFDKPLFEAKIQDLCSDCEVVYFNADQDEAQQAEQVDSAISQNVDVMVLDPVNGQSAASLVADAQAADIPVIAYDRFIEGADYYTSFDNEKVGELQGQALVDAVGGPGDILMLNGSPDDPNAAQFKSGAHSVIDASDLTVLAEYDNPDWSPDNAQAFTTDQLDTIDPATLAGVYAANDGQAGGVIAALTGAGLAADALPPVTGQDAELAAIQRIVAGEQYMTIYKPIKGEAEGAAQMAISIVNGEDVADTTDFQGVPSLILDPIVVTQDNVGDTVVADEFWSVDEICTADYADACAAAGLS; encoded by the coding sequence GTGCACCAGCCCATTCGACGGGCTGCCGTCCTGACCATCGCCGCCCTGGCGGCCGGCACGCTCGCGGCGTGCGGCGCCAACGAGGAGTCCGGCGGCGGTGGCGACGGTGAGACCACCGGCGGAGGCGCCGCCACCATCGCGCTGCTGCTGCCCGAGTCGGCGACGGCCCGCTACGAGGCGTTCGACAAGCCGCTGTTCGAGGCCAAGATCCAGGACCTGTGCTCCGACTGCGAGGTCGTCTACTTCAACGCCGACCAGGACGAGGCCCAGCAGGCCGAGCAGGTCGACTCCGCGATCTCCCAGAACGTCGACGTCATGGTGCTGGACCCGGTCAACGGCCAGTCCGCGGCGTCCCTGGTGGCCGACGCGCAGGCCGCGGACATCCCGGTCATCGCCTACGACCGCTTCATCGAGGGCGCGGACTACTACACCTCGTTCGACAACGAGAAGGTCGGCGAGCTGCAGGGGCAGGCGCTGGTCGACGCCGTCGGCGGCCCCGGCGACATCCTCATGCTGAACGGGTCGCCCGACGACCCCAACGCCGCCCAGTTCAAGTCCGGCGCGCACAGCGTCATCGACGCGAGCGACCTCACCGTCCTGGCCGAGTACGACAACCCGGATTGGAGCCCGGACAACGCCCAGGCGTTCACCACCGACCAGCTCGACACCATCGACCCCGCCACGCTGGCCGGCGTCTACGCCGCCAACGACGGCCAGGCCGGCGGCGTCATCGCGGCACTGACGGGGGCCGGACTGGCCGCCGACGCGCTGCCGCCGGTGACCGGTCAGGACGCCGAGCTCGCCGCGATCCAGCGCATCGTCGCCGGTGAGCAGTACATGACCATCTACAAGCCGATCAAGGGCGAGGCCGAGGGCGCCGCCCAGATGGCCATCTCGATCGTCAATGGCGAGGACGTCGCCGACACCACCGACTTCCAGGGCGTGCCGTCGCTGATCCTCGACCCGATCGTGGTCACCCAGGACAACGTCGGCGACACCGTCGTGGCGGACGAGTTCTGGAGCGTCGACGAGATCTGCACCGCCGACTACGCGGACGCCTGCGCGGCCGCGGGGCTCAGC